In Treponema vincentii, a single window of DNA contains:
- a CDS encoding phage tail tape measure protein encodes MANFVTSITLQFKDAFSSGFANAQNSMAGMKDAIGEINRNKDMFDLAGDLSLMSGRFDELSGKITSMMDAPSTLAGSFQSTMKNIQTITGMSSDEIEKLGGELNRIGGRNAAGTLAVAAAYNDVAGGITNVEAQMPVMMNAISLAEAGQADLGTATNGLVKIMNSYGFSVSKAATEEERKADISQKAAWASDVMTQAVGMGVGSMEEFISAMSPISGLASSVGIGFDEIGSTMAYMTATTDTASTAGTKLQSFMIALQKPSKELSAALASVGISSGSAMLEEYGLAESARIVQSAFAGNQDAMVAAMGRAEAMQAVIALTGDAYSDFAKQFGSSMKGITEVSQAIQTESYESKTGRLQAINDSLKIKIGDDINAIKGFFVDMQTSFLTDVVSPMMDSPVGEVFQRIAAFAGIAAGGVLRLGSGVLNTATQLVTLTTTISNAGGITKLFSSTLGTLKNAVTGIGSSLMSLIAPLWAKITATFTATAAESGFATALWATAGAMWAVLWPVLAIVAAGALIVKIISEVVSGWDSVTAAFQNGGILAALLQIGKLMLSAVIAPIQWFIELLAKIPGVDSYLQPAVDKLQEFRNSLKGKSAEEMGSEAAVTVKSETSTEFTGIDTGELSTSIQGLQKQIGSKPMEGAKALGVNDDGGAALTAEHMAAAARKGVAVSSLTSNASDAFMGAGAGGYSALSENAHEDMHVQFSEAMVQKNAATIPLFREEKKEAAPTNQTFKIENIYLQADDCKTLFDFIRQLEFAVGQGVAV; translated from the coding sequence ATGGCAAATTTTGTAACATCGATAACACTCCAATTTAAAGATGCATTCTCAAGCGGATTTGCCAATGCACAGAACAGCATGGCAGGCATGAAAGATGCCATCGGAGAAATTAACCGCAATAAAGATATGTTTGACCTTGCGGGCGATTTATCGCTTATGTCAGGCCGGTTCGATGAATTGTCAGGCAAAATTACTTCGATGATGGATGCCCCTTCTACGCTTGCCGGTAGTTTTCAATCGACAATGAAAAACATCCAAACTATAACGGGGATGTCTTCAGATGAAATTGAAAAACTCGGAGGCGAGCTAAACCGCATAGGCGGGCGCAATGCAGCAGGAACGCTTGCAGTTGCTGCTGCGTATAACGATGTTGCAGGAGGCATTACGAATGTTGAAGCGCAAATGCCGGTTATGATGAATGCCATTTCTCTTGCAGAAGCCGGTCAAGCTGACTTAGGAACGGCAACGAACGGCTTGGTAAAGATTATGAACTCCTACGGTTTTTCCGTGAGCAAAGCGGCGACTGAGGAGGAACGGAAAGCGGATATTTCGCAAAAAGCAGCATGGGCATCTGACGTAATGACACAGGCGGTCGGTATGGGGGTTGGCAGTATGGAAGAATTTATTTCCGCCATGTCTCCCATCTCAGGGCTCGCATCGTCGGTCGGTATCGGCTTTGACGAAATCGGCTCCACGATGGCATATATGACTGCAACAACCGACACGGCTTCTACGGCCGGAACGAAATTACAATCGTTTATGATTGCCTTACAAAAACCGAGTAAAGAACTTTCCGCAGCCCTTGCATCAGTCGGTATTTCTTCCGGCTCTGCAATGCTTGAAGAATACGGACTTGCTGAATCGGCTCGTATTGTGCAATCGGCATTTGCCGGTAATCAGGATGCAATGGTCGCTGCGATGGGACGAGCTGAAGCGATGCAGGCAGTTATCGCATTGACAGGAGATGCATATTCTGATTTTGCAAAACAGTTTGGCTCCAGTATGAAAGGTATTACCGAAGTCTCTCAAGCAATTCAAACGGAATCGTATGAAAGTAAGACAGGAAGGCTACAGGCGATAAACGATTCACTTAAAATCAAAATAGGTGATGACATTAATGCAATCAAAGGTTTTTTTGTTGATATGCAGACGAGTTTCCTGACGGATGTTGTCTCCCCAATGATGGATTCTCCAGTAGGAGAAGTATTTCAGCGGATTGCAGCCTTTGCAGGGATTGCTGCAGGCGGTGTCTTACGGCTTGGAAGCGGTGTGCTTAATACGGCGACACAACTTGTAACCCTTACCACGACCATAAGCAATGCCGGAGGCATTACAAAACTTTTTAGTTCTACATTAGGGACGCTGAAAAATGCTGTAACGGGTATCGGATCTTCACTGATGAGCTTAATAGCACCATTATGGGCTAAAATTACAGCAACCTTTACCGCAACTGCAGCGGAATCAGGCTTTGCTACTGCTCTTTGGGCAACAGCGGGGGCAATGTGGGCAGTCCTGTGGCCGGTACTTGCCATCGTTGCAGCAGGAGCCTTGATTGTTAAAATAATCTCGGAAGTGGTAAGCGGGTGGGATTCAGTTACGGCAGCCTTTCAAAACGGCGGCATACTTGCTGCTCTTTTACAGATAGGAAAGCTCATGCTTTCGGCGGTTATCGCACCGATACAATGGTTCATAGAACTGTTGGCAAAGATACCGGGAGTCGATTCTTATCTACAGCCAGCCGTTGATAAGCTTCAAGAATTTAGAAACAGCCTGAAAGGAAAGAGCGCCGAAGAAATGGGTTCTGAAGCAGCTGTTACGGTTAAAAGTGAAACGAGTACGGAATTTACCGGCATTGACACCGGAGAATTAAGCACAAGTATTCAAGGGTTACAAAAGCAAATCGGCAGTAAACCGATGGAAGGAGCAAAAGCGCTCGGCGTAAATGATGACGGCGGAGCAGCTCTTACTGCGGAGCACATGGCGGCCGCTGCCCGGAAAGGCGTGGCGGTTTCCTCTCTTACATCGAATGCTTCAGATGCCTTTATGGGAGCCGGAGCGGGCGGATATAGTGCATTAAGTGAAAATGCACATGAGGATATGCACGTACAGTTTAGCGAAGCGATGGTGCAAAAAAACGCGGCAACGATTCCGCTGTTTAGAGAGGAGAAAAAAGAAGCTGCGCCAACCAATCAGACGTTCAAAATAGAAAATATCTATTTACAAGCGGATGATTGCAAAACGCTTTTTGACTTTATCAGGCAGCTTGAATTTGCCGTCGGTCAGGGAGTAGCGGTATGA
- a CDS encoding baseplate J/gp47 family protein: MQNTWIDKAEHEIRDDIVEIAKQNTGLTNFKSTGVLRGFIEVIASVVFFIYKTAINPIYANASLDKATGIFLSFWGLALGVVRKSDNKASGNFTGRAYGSGSIDSGTWIVVEGTALRYKVTEKVTFTADSTFAIPVQAEFAGSDYNIGAGLAVRATRVIRGLDGIEVKENWQKALGENSESDDSYRERIKNRWRSQTLGDTKVTYKYYAEEVAGVREAKIIRTPRGAGSTDIVIVSVTGLPTAELIEKVKMNLYLHELMAFDVQVKAPLVTNIEIVIEYSGDAVEADIELVAKKYVDSLGIGGRFAVKDLYELYKPFAVKTLEIISPARDVQAPDSNVIIASDITVRKIA; this comes from the coding sequence ATGCAGAATACTTGGATAGATAAAGCGGAACATGAGATACGAGATGATATTGTTGAGATTGCAAAACAAAATACCGGACTTACCAACTTTAAATCGACCGGAGTCTTACGCGGGTTTATCGAAGTAATTGCAAGTGTTGTCTTTTTTATCTATAAGACGGCGATAAATCCGATTTATGCGAATGCATCACTTGATAAAGCAACCGGTATCTTTCTTTCATTCTGGGGGCTTGCCCTTGGTGTTGTACGGAAAAGTGATAATAAAGCAAGTGGGAACTTTACCGGCAGAGCCTATGGTTCAGGTTCCATTGATTCGGGAACGTGGATAGTCGTAGAAGGAACAGCGCTTCGATACAAAGTAACCGAAAAAGTTACCTTTACCGCTGACAGCACTTTTGCCATTCCTGTGCAAGCAGAATTTGCAGGAAGCGATTACAATATCGGTGCAGGGCTTGCGGTGCGGGCAACACGGGTTATCCGCGGACTTGACGGAATAGAGGTCAAAGAGAATTGGCAAAAAGCGCTTGGCGAAAATAGTGAAAGCGATGACAGTTACCGTGAGCGAATTAAAAACCGCTGGAGAAGCCAGACTCTCGGAGATACAAAAGTAACGTATAAATATTATGCAGAAGAAGTAGCAGGGGTTCGTGAAGCGAAGATAATCCGCACTCCGCGCGGAGCAGGCAGCACGGATATTGTTATTGTTTCAGTAACAGGACTTCCAACGGCAGAGCTTATTGAAAAGGTAAAGATGAATCTTTACCTGCATGAACTGATGGCTTTTGATGTCCAGGTAAAAGCTCCCCTTGTTACCAACATTGAAATAGTTATTGAATATTCAGGCGATGCTGTAGAAGCGGATATCGAGCTTGTGGCGAAAAAATATGTTGATTCTCTCGGTATCGGCGGGCGCTTTGCTGTTAAAGATTTATACGAGTTGTATAAACCGTTTGCCGTCAAAACCCTTGAAATCATTTCTCCCGCACGGGACGTTCAAGCCCCTGATTCAAACGTTATTATTGCTTCCGACATTACAGTGAGAAAAATAGCATAA
- a CDS encoding DNA adenine methylase, whose amino-acid sequence MKTPISYYGGKQTLAPIILELIPEHKIYCEPFLGGAAVYFAKKPSKVEVINDTNSELINFYEVVKNDFSALEKEIAITLHSRAKHRQAQVIYDNPDMFDRIKRAWAVWMLANISYGCKLDGVFGYDRSGTASKKLANKRKGFTEEYAIRLQNTQIECCDALRIIRSRDTEETFFYIDPPYVGADQGHYDGYSQEDFDNLLALLEEIKGKFLLSSYRNPALKECIKRNKWHTVEIEMACSMTNRAQTPRHKVEVLTANYPISVDLKGSQKRIVNSDTDSL is encoded by the coding sequence ATGAAGACACCTATTTCGTACTACGGCGGCAAGCAAACGCTTGCCCCCATTATTCTGGAACTTATTCCGGAACACAAAATATACTGCGAGCCGTTTTTAGGCGGAGCTGCAGTATACTTCGCAAAAAAGCCGTCTAAGGTTGAAGTCATTAACGACACCAATAGCGAGTTGATTAACTTCTACGAAGTTGTCAAAAATGACTTTTCGGCTTTGGAAAAAGAGATTGCCATAACGCTGCACAGCAGGGCGAAGCACCGGCAAGCGCAGGTTATCTATGACAACCCCGATATGTTTGACAGGATAAAACGGGCGTGGGCTGTATGGATGCTTGCAAACATTTCATACGGTTGTAAGCTGGACGGCGTATTTGGATATGACCGATCCGGTACGGCAAGCAAGAAACTTGCCAATAAACGGAAAGGTTTTACCGAAGAATACGCGATAAGGCTGCAAAATACTCAGATTGAGTGTTGCGATGCCTTGAGAATTATCAGAAGCCGTGATACGGAAGAAACATTTTTCTATATCGACCCGCCGTATGTCGGTGCAGATCAAGGGCATTATGACGGCTATAGCCAAGAAGATTTTGACAATTTGCTTGCTTTATTGGAGGAAATTAAAGGTAAATTCTTGTTGAGTTCCTATCGGAACCCTGCATTAAAAGAATGCATTAAACGGAATAAATGGCATACGGTTGAAATAGAGATGGCTTGCTCTATGACTAACCGGGCACAAACACCCCGCCACAAGGTAGAGGTATTGACGGCCAATTATCCTATATCGGTAGACCTGAAAGGCTCACAAAAGCGGATCGTAAACAGCGATACCGACAGCCTTTAA